In Coregonus clupeaformis isolate EN_2021a chromosome 15, ASM2061545v1, whole genome shotgun sequence, one genomic interval encodes:
- the LOC121582111 gene encoding poly(ADP-ribose) glycohydrolase-like: MPCSPESLIKTGSVISFERGRWEVVFKQLDSLAKKTTASVGDVEKAIKKYNPKYENQWSFDALHTFVQEAPKEENYYTSVFPKIAELASRLPHHIKKAIPLLQRGQTHSITLSQSQIACLLANAFYCTFPHRNSPNPRAEYNNYPTINFNSLFGKWSERKREKLRAILHYFHTVTDQATRPSGLVTFERRYISDRDMPNWRSCKETVPKLHVTSAGCIEEQGTGMLQVDFACNMIGGGVLGSGLVQEEILFLMNPELIVSRLFTERLGDNECLFITGSQQFSQYSGYSDSFKWKGPHRDNIERDEWQRLHRQIVAMDALHFRHQREQYNMRQVTRELNKAYCGFKAGDNTHPDLLPDIATGNWGCGAFNGDPKLKALIQLMAAARAQRGVAFFTFKNFSLERELQNMHHLLVTHRTTVGKLYELLDDYCAVIQLAHTHVDLFDWIRNTLKHRSQL, translated from the exons ATGCCCTGCTCACCAGAAAGCCTCATCAAGACTGGATCG GTAATCAGCTTTGAGCGAGGTCGGTGGGAGGTGGTCTTTAAACAACTGGATAGTCTGGCCAAGAAGACCACTGCATCAGTGGGTGACGTAGAG AAAGCCATAAAGAAATACAACCCAAAGTATGAAAACCAATGGTCCTTTGATGCCCTGCACACCTTTGTTCAG GAAGCGCCTAAAGAAGAGAACTACTACACTTCTGTTTTTCCTAAGATAGCAGAGCTGGCCTCCAGACTGCCTCACCATATCAAGAAG gccaTTCCCCTGCTCCAGAGAGGCCAGACTCATTCCATCACGTTGTCCCAGAGTCAGATAGCTTGTCTGCTGGCCAATGCCTTCTACTGCACCTTCCCCCACCGCAACTCCCCCAACCCCAGAGCAGAGTACAACAACTACCCCACCATCAACTTTAACAG TCTGTTTGGAAAGTGgtctgagaggaagagagagaagctgAGAGCCATCCTTCATTACTTCCACACTGTCACAGACCAAG CGACCAGGCCCAGTGGACTGGTGACCTTTGAGAGGCGCTACATCAGCGACAGAGACATGCCCAACTGGAGGag TTGTAAGGAGACTGTTCCTAAACTCCACGTCACCTCAGCAGGCTGCATAgaggaacagggaacagggatgCTACAG gtggaCTTTGCCTGTAACATGATAGGAGGTGGAGTTTTGGGCTCAGGTCTGGTTCAGGAGGAGATTCTGTTCCTGATGAACCCAGAACTCATCGTATCTCGACTCTTCACTGAGAGACTAGGAGACAACGAGTGTCTCTTcatcacag gctcTCAACAGTTCAGTCAGTACAGTGGCTACAGCGACTCTTTTAAGTGGAAAGGGCCTCACAGAGACAACATTGAgag GGATGAATGGCAGAGGCTACACAGGCAGATTGTAGCCATGGATGCTCTCCACTTCAGACACCAGAGAGAACAGTACAACATGAGACAGGTCACCAGGGAACTCAACAAG GCGTACTGTGGCTTTAAGGCAGGTGACAACACTCACCCAGACCTCCTTCCTGACATCGCCACGGGCAACTGGGGCTGCGGAGCCTTCAATGGAGACCCCAAACTTAAAG CTCTGATCCAGCTGATGGCTGCAGCCAGGGCTCAGAGGGGCGTGGCCTTCTTCACCTTCAAGAACTTCAGTTTGGAGAGAGAGCTGCAGAACATGCACCACCTACTGGTCACACACAGAACTACAGTGG gtaAACTGTATGAGTTGCTGGATGACTACTGTGCTGTGATACAGTTGGCTCACACACATGTGGACCTGTTTGACTGGATCAGGAACACCCTGAAACACAGGAGTCAGCTGTGA
- the LOC121583117 gene encoding poly(ADP-ribose) glycohydrolase-like gives MTQQGVLLDQDQFCCSVCLDLLKEPVVIPCGHSYCRSCIEGYWDQDDQDIYSCPQCKQTFTPRPTLRKNNMLAEVVEKLKKTGLQAAPPALFYAGPGDVACDFCTGTRKQKALMSCLVCLVSYCETHLQPHYESPGFKKHTLVKATTQLQEKICSHHDKLLEVYCRTDQQCICYQCVMDEHKGHDTVSAAAERTEKQSQLGMSQQKVQQRVQEREKVLKELQQAVESLKRSSNAAVEDSESIFTELIHSMERRRSEVKELIRAQEKAEVSRAKGLLEQLEQEIAELRRRADKLEQLSHTEDHIHFLQSYQSLSSPSVSSDLPSIVVFPLQYFEDVSKSVSELREKVEDLLKGEWTKISIIGMADHNNHSSQMGLRRRRAEEEKRSCCSLSELKKVPKCYVELDPLSFSRTHTVLIDVNELCHKMTLKAQPGQHVWNRDFVKMPCSPESHIKTGSLTSSEAGLWEVVSKQLVSLAKKTTASVGDVEKAIKKYNPKYENQWSFDALHTFVQEAPKEENYYTSVFPKIAELASRLPHYIKKAIPLLQRGQTHSITLSQSQIACLLANAFYCTFPHRNSPNPRAEYNNYPTINFNSLFGKWSERKREKLRAILHYFHTVTDQATRPSGLVTFEKRYISDRDMPNWGSCKVTVPKLHVTSAGCIEEQGTGMLQVDFACNMIGGGVLGSGLVQEEILFLMNPELIVSRLFTERLGDNECLFITGSQQFSQYSGYSDSFKWKGPHRDNIERDEWQRLHRQIVAMDALHFRHQREQYNMRQVTRELNKAYCGFKAGDNTHPDLLPDIATGNWGCGAFNGDPKLKALIQLMAAARAQRGVAFFTLKNFSLERELQNMHQLLVTHRTTVGKLYELLDDYCAVIQLAHTHVDLFDWIRNTLEHRSQL, from the exons ATGACTCAGCAGGgagttctgctggaccaggaccagttctgttgttctgtctgtctggatctactaaAGGAGCCGGTGGTTATTCCttgtggacacagttactgtagaaGCTGTATTGAGGGCTACTGGGATCAGGATGATCAGGACATCTACAGCTGTCCTCAGTGCAAGCAGACCTTCACTCCGAGGCCTactctgaggaaaaataacatgttggctgaggtggtggagaaactgaagaagacaggactccaggctgctccccctgcTCTGttctatgctggacctggagatgtggcgtgtgatttctgcactgggaccagaaagcagaaagccctcatgtcctgtctggtgtgtctggtgtCTTACTGcgagactcacctccaacctcactatgaatctcctggTTTCAAGAAGCACACATTGGTTAAAGCCAccacacaactacaggagaagatctgttctcatcatgacaaactgctggaggtttactgtcgtaccgatcaacagtgtatctgttatcagtgtgtgatggatgaacataaaggccatgatacagtgtcagctgcagcagagaggactgagaaacag Agtcagctggggatgagtcagcagaaggtccagcagagagtccaggagagagaaaaggtgctgaaggagctccaacaggctgtggagtctctcaag CGCTCTTCAAAtgcagcagtggaggacagtgagagtatctttactgagctgatccACTCCATggagagaaggcgctctgaggtgaaagAGCTGATCAGAGCTCAGGAGAAGGCTGAAGTTAGTCGAGCtaaaggactcctggagcaactggagcaggagatagctgagctgaggaggAGAGCTGAtaagctggagcagctctcacacacagaggatcacattcATTTCCTTCAG agttatcagtctctctccagtcccagtgtatcttcagacttacccagcatcgttgtctTTCCTCTTCAATACTTTGAAGATGTGAGTAAATCTGTGtctgagctgagagagaaagtaGAAGACctccttaaaggagaatggaccaagatctccatTATAG gGATGGCCGATCATAACAACCACAGCTCCCAGATGGGGTTGAGGAGGAGAAGGGctgaggaggagaagaggtcgtgctgctctctctctgagCTGAAGAAAGTCCCTAAGTGTTACGTGGAGCTGGATCCACTGTCCTTCAGCAGAACTCACACCGTCCTCATAGAT GTGAATGAGTTATGCCATAAAATGACATTGAAAGCTCAGCCTGGACAGCATGTGTGGAACAGGGACTTTGTTAAGATGCCCTGCTCACCAGAAAGCCACATCAAGACTGGATCG TTAACCAGCTCTGAGGCAGGTCTGTGGGAGGTGGTCTCTAAACAGCTGGTGAGTCTGGCCAAGAAGACCACTGCATCAGTGGGTGACgtagag AAAGCCATAAAGAAATACAACCCAAAGTATGAAAACCAATGGTCCTTTGATGCCCTGCACACCTTTGTTCAG GAAGCGCCTAAAGAAGAGAACTACTACACATCTGTTTTTCCAAAGATAGCAGAGCTGGCCTCCAGACTGCCTCACTATATCAAGAAG GCCATTCCCCTGCTCCAGAGAGGCCAGACTCATTCCATCACGTTGTCCCAGAGTCAGATAGCTTGTCTGCTGGCCAATGCCTTCTACTGCACCTTCCCCCACCGCAACTCCCCCAACCCCAGAGCAGAGTACAACAACTACCCCACCATCAACTTTAACAG TCTGTTTGGAAAGTGgtctgagaggaagagagagaagctgAGAGCCATCCTTCATTACTTCCACACTGTCACAGACCAAG CGACCAGGCCCAGTGGACTGGTGACCTTTGAGAAGCGCTACATCAGCGACAGAGACATGCCCAACTGggggag TTGTAAGGTGACTGTTCCTAAACTCCACGTCACCTCAGCAGGCTGCATAgaggaacagggaacagggatgCTACAG gtggaCTTTGCCTGTAACATGATAGGAGGTGGAGTGTTGGGCTCAGGTCTGGTTCAAGAGGAGATTCTGTTCCTGATGAACCCAGAACTCATCGTATCTCGACTCTTCACTGAGAGACTAGGAGACAACGAGTGTCTCTTcatcacag gctcTCAACAGTTCAGTCAGTACAGTGGCTACAGCGACTCTTTTAAGTGGAAAGGGCCTCACAGAGACAACATTGAGAG GGATGAATGGCAGAGGCTACACAGGCAGATTGTAGCCATGGATGCTCTCCACTTCAGACACCAGAGAGAACAGTACAACATGAGACAGGTCACCAGGGAACTCAACAAG GCGTACTGTGGCTTTAAGGCAGGTGACAACACTCACCCAGACCTCCTTCCTGACATCGCCACGGGCAACTGGGGCTGCGGAGCCTTCAATGGAGACCCCAAACTTAAAG CTCTGATCCAGCTGATGGCTGCAGCCAGGGCCCAGAGGGGCGTGGCCTTCTTCACCTTGAAGAACTTCAGCTTGGAGAGAGAGCTGCAGAACATGCACCAACTACTGGTCACACACAGAACTACAGTGG gtaAACTGTATGAGTTGCTGGATGACTACTGTGCTGTGATACAGTTGGCTCACACACACGTGGACCTGTTTGACTGGATCAGGAACACCCTGGAACACAGGAGTCAGCTGTGA